Proteins encoded in a region of the Antedon mediterranea chromosome 2, ecAntMedi1.1, whole genome shotgun sequence genome:
- the LOC140040720 gene encoding uncharacterized protein, whose protein sequence is MMTTIVTGCIYCIQVIPKELEDSTGLDSIPGCYLMQFKEDSEVISQSHAEHVTKLWNNLDAYDKTVKRKARHHDYLTKGRFKKSKTTAVIPGVESTRQYKRTSKKQEQQVLESGISATIPKLVSDNTLLEPLTNPAVLNDPASAPSLTFVQPKNTSGRATLGNRLSIPVPGEIANPPPSVPAASSTRIPRTTLLYRKRVAKDIGNRSKCTNQECL, encoded by the exons ATGATGACAACTATTGTAACTGGTTGCATTTACTGTATTCAGGTAATTCCCAAG GAACTTGAGGATTCCACTGGACTAGACAGCATTCCAGGCTGCTACCTTATGCAGTTTAAGGAAGACAGTGAAGTCATAAGTCAAAGTCATGCTGAACATGTCACAAAGTTGTGGAACAACCTGGATGCGTATGACAAAACCGTTAAGCGCAAAGCACGGCATCACGATTACCTCACAAAAGGCAGGTTCAAGAAAAGTAAAACGACTGCTGTAATACCTGGTGTTGAAAGCACTCGACA GTACAAAAGAACATCAAAGAAGCAAGAGCAGCAAGTTTTGGAATCTGGCATCTCAGCAACAATACCCAAACTTGTCTCTGATAATACCCTACTTGAACCTTTAACCAATCCAGCGGTGCTAAACGATCCTGCAAGCGCTCCATCTCTCACATTTGTCCAACCAAAAAACACTTCCGGCCGAGCAACTCTAGGAAACAGACTGTCGATCCCAGTTCCAGGCGAGATAGCAAACCCACCACCATCAGTCCCTGCGGCTAGTAGTACTCGCATTCCTAGAACTACCCTCTTGTACAGAAAACGAGTGGCTAAAGACATTGGAAACCGATCAAAATGTACAAACCAAGAATGTCTGTGA